The genomic window caaaacttgcggaagaggaacgcatactccccagggaaacgcgtgtcactctggctcaacttcgttctggatactgtaacaggttaaactcttacatatccagaatcaaccccgacatacaaaatgtatgccccgcttgcaatgtgtccccacatgacaccaaccatctctttaattgtaatgtggaaccaacgcctctaacacccctttccctatggtccacccctgttgaaacagcaagtttccttggactcccgttagaggatattgatgacagtttgtgatcggtcgcgtctgttaggtggggcgaagcactgctacaacaacaacaacaacaacagctatacggatcagaaattgaatcagataaatatcaggatcacaacgttgttgttgcatttgcatgttaaatttctatccgtatctcgctcaagtctcaatggaacgtaactaatgTAAAGCATTACCGTCGATATGATCTGGCAAGTTGATTTTGCGTAATTGAtcagctgatttttgtttactttttaccaGGATACAATGTGCAACTCATTGTAGTCTCCGGGCTAAGAATAAATTAACAATTAGGATAAACTAGTTTCTCTAAAACTAGATGAAATACTAATAAATTCAAAATAGATGCTATCGAAAACTAAAAAATGGGTATCATTTCGTATTTATGCATTGCAATAGCAATGTGTGGAAGTTTTGCGCTTTCACTGGAACCAAACGAATCTGAAAAGGATTTTGTAAGCAAGGAAGTAACACGCAAAGCTTTTTATTATGCGTGGCAAAGTAATGATAAACCAACTCGTGGTTTGCTTTACCCGCGAGAGTCGGAGTCACGCGAAGTACGCATATTGGATGGCATTTGGCGGTTTCTTCTATCAGATGTCAGCAATCCAATGCAGGGCGTCCGGAATGGTTGGTTCAAAGATGATTTAGATAAAGTAATTATTTTGAGGTTGTCACTATAGCCACTAGTAACAGGAAATTGTTTCGTTAAAGGTGAAACCGACGCGACCAATGCCAGTACCCGCAAGCTATAACGATATAAGTGCAGATGATGATCTGCGTGACTACCTTGGCACTGTATGGTATGAACGAAAATTTTTCATTCCCCATTCTTGGAATATGGATCAGCGCATTTGGTTGCGTTTTGGAAGTGTTCATTATGCTGCCATCGTTGTAAGTTTAAATGCTACACAATTTTTTTGAGATTCATAACCTATATAGGTATACTTCTATGTATGTATCTACTTTTAAGTGGGTTAATGGGCATAAGGTAATGTCACACGCTATTGGGCATTTACCCTTTGAGGCCGAAATTACAAGTACAGTAAAGTTCGGAGCTGAAAACAGATTAACGCTACTATGCGACAACACACTTTTTAACACAACAATTCCACAAGGAACAGTTGAAGAAGAGGAAAGGTTGGTGTGGCGGGCTTAAGGAGAATGGTacaatttatataattttgctttaTGTTTAAGCGATAACGGAAAGGTCATGGTTCAGCATTATACCTTTGATTTCTTTAATTATGCTGGCATACACCGGTCAGTTCATATATACACCACACCTGTCGTTTATATTGAAGACATCAAAATTCAAACCGATCTGATTCAAAACGACGTTGGTAAATAAGTTACAGAAAAAATTAAGTTAATAATTTTACAATAATGCTATTCAGGACTTGTGCATTATGAGGTAAACGTGGGTGGACGTAATAATAAAACCGTGGTGTATTATCCACCTGTTGAACCCCTTTATATTCACGTGCAATTACGCAGCAAGGAGGGAGAAATTGTTGCTCACAGTGTATCCAGAAATGTGTACAATGGTACAATGACGGTTAAGAATGTTATGCTCTGGTGGCCATACTTAATGCATCCCGATCCTGGCTATTTATATACCTTAGAAATATATCTACACGCTGTTGATGAGTCTCTGTTAGATGTGTACCGTATGAAAATTGGAATTCGCACTTTAAAATGGAGTAACACCACTTTGCTTTTGAACGATGCTCCCATTTATTTAAGAGGATTTGGACGGCACGAGGATTCTGATGTGAGATTTATATTGTCGCTATATTTTTAAGCATGTATTACGTCATTACAGATACGAGGGAAGGGTTTTGACTATCCTTTGCTAACTCGTGACTTTAATTTACTAAAGTGGATTGGAGCAAATTCATATCGTACCTCACATTACCCATATTCGGAAGAATCAATGCAGTTTGCAGATGAATT from Eurosta solidaginis isolate ZX-2024a chromosome 3, ASM4086904v1, whole genome shotgun sequence includes these protein-coding regions:
- the LOC137244576 gene encoding beta-glucuronidase-like; its protein translation is MGIISYLCIAIAMCGSFALSLEPNESEKDFVSKEVTRKAFYYAWQSNDKPTRGLLYPRESESREVRILDGIWRFLLSDVSNPMQGVRNGWFKDDLDKVKPTRPMPVPASYNDISADDDLRDYLGTVWYERKFFIPHSWNMDQRIWLRFGSVHYAAIVWVNGHKVMSHAIGHLPFEAEITSTVKFGAENRLTLLCDNTLFNTTIPQGTVEEEESDNGKVMVQHYTFDFFNYAGIHRSVHIYTTPVVYIEDIKIQTDLIQNDVGLVHYEVNVGGRNNKTVVYYPPVEPLYIHVQLRSKEGEIVAHSVSRNVYNGTMTVKNVMLWWPYLMHPDPGYLYTLEIYLHAVDESLLDVYRMKIGIRTLKWSNTTLLLNDAPIYLRGFGRHEDSDIRGKGFDYPLLTRDFNLLKWIGANSYRTSHYPYSEESMQFADEFGIMIIDECSGVNTDIFEPTLLKNHKSSLEQLIHRDRNHASAIMWSISNEPRSSHPQADEYFKVLANYTKCLDTSRPITAALNVDVNKDKLGKYLDIISFNRYNAWYANPGHLDMITKSVEEEAIRWHETHNKPVIMTEYGADTYEGLHFLPAYIWSEDYQRSLLSKHFAAFDNLRAKKWFIGEFLWNFADFKTAQTFTRVGGNKKGIFTRNRQPKSAAYLLRKRYYSLAVELDQCELPKGLFDYVISWERMPFI